AGAGGAGGGATAAGCAAGAGTGCCGTTATAGTAGGTTAGACAGATCCAAAGATAGTAGACTAGGCAGTGTGAAAACGCGATGATAATGCAATTGCCAATCGGTCCTCCAAATTCATAGTCGCGCCCTGATTTCTTCTGCTCCATTCCACTCCCTCCGTTTTATATCCGCCAGTTCGAAAAAAGCCGGATTTCTTAAAGAGAGGTAATAGTGAATTAATATAAATTTTTTTGCAATGAGTTGTGAGGGATGTTCCAAATGTCGAAGACCTTTTGGAGATCCAGATTCTCGGGCTTGCCTTCGATCTTATCTGCTAATGTGCAGAGGCCTGTGATAACCTGCTGCTGCGCTTGAGAAAGCGCATCGGGGCTGCCACCATGCGCACTGCTGACGATACCCTCAAACAGTCGGTAGTAATAGAGAAAGGCTCCGGGATCATCGACAAATTGGTACTCGCCGCACTCACCCATTTCGCAAACTTCCTTGGGAGATTTGAATAAACCTGCAAATTTTACCAGTCGATTAGAAGCGTGTATGTTCACACTCCCCTCTTCTGAGGCGATCTCACTAAGACAGATGACATTGGTTGCTGAAACTAGAATATTCGACCTGCTTTTCAGAGGAGCTAAAAGAACAAGGCTCCACTCTTCACAGCTCAAACGGATCGGCCCTTGCGACTCCAAAGGAGAGTAAACAATGGCAAAAATAGCGCCATTAATCCCTACCAATTGCAGCCTATGATCTTCATTACTTTTAGGAAAAGTAATTAGCAATTTAGAACCAAGCTGCGCATTTCCACTCGAGCTTTCCATGATATTATTCCTCCCCTTGGGCAAGGGACGATTCTACAATAAAAATCCTTTAAAAACAAGAACCCAAAATCAGCATTAAAATAACACTTTAAATGTTGGATATTTTGATAAAGTCCTTTTGTGCTATAACACAAAATAGCATGAACAACAAATTTGATAGCGAAGAAGCTAAGAACTTTCTTCTGGCCCGGGAAGAAAGAGAAAAACAGCAAAGAGAGGAAGAAAGAACTTCCGTGCTTCCGAAAGTGGTTGCGATCCTCGAAAAGGAGTTTAAGGGATCCTCTGTCGAAGTCTATTTAATTGGGTCTATCCTAAAACCTTTTGGGTTTTCGTCTAGGTCAGATGTCGATATTGTACTCAAAAACTACAAAGATGATCGTTTTGATTTCTGGGCTAAACTAGAGAGAAAACTAGGCAGAAAAGTGGAAATAATCCTCTTCGAGACGTGTTCATTTCAAGAGTTTGTTTTAAAGGGAGGTTTTAAGGTAGTCTAGCTAGCATGGAAAAGTATTCAATTTTGCTAGGATATTTCGATAAACAACTTGTTTTCGTCGATAGACTCCACAAGGAAATCGTGCGTGTCGATGTATCGATATACGAAAATCGCTTCTTATTCGCGATGAGAGTTCAGCAATTTTATACTGCCCTTGAAGATCTCATGAAACAGATTGTAAAGTCGTTTGAAAACCATATTGACACGATGAGCAACTTCCATAAAGAACTTCTATCCCGCATGAATACCGAAGTCCCCAAGATTCGTCCTGCAGTCGTATCACGCCAGAGCTTCCTTTTTCTAGATAAAATCAGAGCCTTCCGTCAATTCATCTGGCATGCATATGATTGCGAGCTTGATGAGAATGAACTCCTGCTCATTCAAAAGAAAATGGAACAGGAATTCCCTCATCTGAGGAACGATTTGCAAAGTTTTAGATCCTCTACTCAAAAACTCTCGAACGCTTTGTAAAATCAAGTTACAAAACCACTTCCCCTTCTCAAAATAATTGTTATTTCACAACTTCCAATAAATAATATAGTAACAATTATTTCAAACATTAAACATTCAAAACAATGTTTCATCATGTTAGAATCTCTCCAGCAAAACAAATACTACATTCTAATTGGAGAGTATCATGACTTCAATTGTAAGCGAAAGAAAGGCCTCTACCTCACAATCTCTCGAACAGCAAACGGTTGACCTACCTTCTACTTCCCGTGAAAAGATGGTCTCTCTGCTAGTTCAAGCACGGATTCTTCAAGCTCCTTCGGACAGCACTCAGCTTCTCCCCGCGTTAAAAAGTGACCAGAGTCAAGTCGCATCAATTACCCAGCTTCTTGCAAAGTTTTTTGGTAGCGCGAGCGCGCTTCCACGCCATCCTAGGTACCTTGTAGCAGACTACCTCTCCGATGAAGAGGTCGACCTTCTGGCTCTCTATCTAAACATGCCTCGGGCTATTAATTTTAAAGATAGGGTTGTTTTAAAGGAGTATTTTGCACCTCAGTTCAGGGCGCCAGATCACCTAACCAAGGCAGGAGCACTTGCAGCAGGGTTCTATCAGACTCCCAAGCGTTTAATCGCTCAGCCCAAATATGGCAGCGCATTTCCCATGCATCCCGAGATCCTCGCTTATGCAATGGAGCTTGCTAGAGGAGAGACTGTTCTCGAGATTGCAGGAGCAGCGGGGGAAAACAGCGCCATTTTGGCATTTTCGGAAGCAGTGCGCGTCTATTTAAATGATATCTGTCCTGAAGAGATTGCAGAGTTTGAAAAGATAAGAAAGTTTCTTCCTTTAAAAGCGGGTAAAAAATTGGAGTCGATCGGTGGAAGCTGCTTCGATCTATTGAAACTAAAACCTGCACTAGCAAACAAAGTGGGCCTTCTTCTCTGCAGAAACGTGATCCACTTTTTTAACGGCAAACTGAGAGAGGAGTTCTTTGCTCTGCTCAAAAAGGTTCTAAGGCCTGGTGCACGCGCCATATTTACTGCTAATGCGGTCTATCACGATGCGCAAATGAGAGAGCAATTAAAAAGAGCTCCAGATGTCACATCATTCTGCTTTGAGCAAGGCGTGATTACTGACAGGAATCATACCACCCTTGAGCTCTTCTATTATGGCATAGAGAGCTGTTCAGAGGATCTAGTTTCCCACAATTTTGAGGGTCAAGTGCTATACTCAAGAGAGTTGGGCTCGAAATGGCAAGTAGATAATGAGGCATTTAACAAGCTGGATAAAGCTCTTCGCCCCAAAATTATAAAAGCATTTGGAGAATACAGAAAGGCTCTTAATGAGGTTCCAGAAGGATACGTGAAAGCAGTAAGGAGTTGGCACGCTCTGTTCAGCACCAGAACTCTCCCTGAGCTTTTTAGACGTCACGGCTTTCATGTGGAGTTCACCTTTGTCACTTCACAGAAGGGGCATTTAATCCATGAAACTAGTGACGAAGAGCTCTTCGATCTAACAGAAAGGCTTACCAAGGAAGGGTCCTCAGACCATGCACCTCAGCTAGTTGGCGTCATCGTAAAATACCCCGACGGTACTTAAATCTAGTCAGAGAGAAGCTCGTCTGCTAGCTCTTTGGCTAGCTTTCCATCGACAGAGCTGTTCAGCTGCCTAACGGCTTTCATTACAAGGCCAAGGTCTTTTTTCGACTTGGCTCCAGATTCGGCAATGGCCTGCATGACAATTTTTCTAGTCTCTTCAGGAGAGGGAGCTTTTGGTAAGAACTCTTGAATGATTACGAGCTCGCTCTTTAGCTGATCTGCGATATCGGGGCGATTTGCTCCCTGAGCCTGCTCTAGAGCCTCTTGGAGGCTGCCGTAATACGTTTTGAATAGCTTTACCACCTCAGCATCAGAGAGGCCTGCGCGGGCGTCCACTGCGAGTATCTTTGATTTGAGCATACGCATCGTGTTAAGCCTTGTCTGATCTCGGCTTCTCATCGCCTCTTTGATGCCCTCGTTAATCTGATCGATAATCGCCATACCCTCTCCTTTTTTATTTGAGATTAAATAGATTTTTCTATTTTTCCCAATCAAAAAAAGAAGAGCTGCCTACAACCAGCTGCGACTAGTCCATGAATGCTGCCTATAGCAGCTCCGCCTATTACATCTGTTGGCCAGTGCTTCTTACTCAGACAACGACTTACTCCCACTAGGGATGCAAGTGCAATTGTTGTTACAGTAATAGGGCTTGTTAAACCATATAGACCGCACGCTAAGCCAGCCCCCAAAAACGCTCCACCTGTATGCGAAGAAGGAAAAGATTCAGTATCTTCTCGACTGACCTTGCCGAAAACATAAGGTTCAGGGCGGTTTCTAGGAAAATGGTGTTTTATTGAAAACACTTCCAACTTTTGAACGTAGCCTAGCACCCCCATTGCGATCGCTTCAGTCGCGCTACCTGTAAGCAGAGCATGCCCTGCTATCACTGCTGGAATAGCATACTGCCCTACATCCCCAAATTTTTCTAAAACCTTAACACAAATATTTTCTTTTAAAGAAAACCGACTTTCTAAAGATAATTCGACCATAAAATCACTATTAAATAACTAATTTGAAGGTAGCTTACTTTAAACCGAAAGTTTTTCCCAATTAAAATTTCTGCAAAAGCGCGCGCAAAAATCTGCAGATCTAAGAATGTTTTTAATAAATTATTAAGAACAAAAAACCATGCAAAATAATACTGAGTAATTGTAAAATCTCTCTATCAAAACAAACCCAATATTCTAATTGGAGGGTATCATGACTTCATTTGTAGGCGAAAGAAAGGCCTCTACCTCACAATCTCTCGAACAGCAAACGGTTGGCCTACCCTCTACTTCCCGTGAAAAGATGATCTCTCTGCTCGTTGAAGCCAGACTCCTCCAGGATCCCTCAAACGGTCCCCAGCTTCTCCCCGCGTTAAAAAGCGATCAGGAGCAGGTAGTATCCATCGTTGAGCTTCTAGTAGAAGTTTTTGGTAGGGAGAGTATGCTCACGCGCCACCACAGGCACCTTGTTGCGGACTACCTCTCCGATGAAGAGGTCGACCTTCTAGCTCTCTATCTAAACATGCCTCGGGCTATTAACTTCAAAGATAGGAATGTTTTGAAAGAGTATTTCGCACCCCAGTGCAGAGCGCCAGCTCACCTAACCTCGGCAGGAGCAATTGCAGCAGGGATCTATGAGGCTCCCATGCGCTTAATTGCTCAGGCAAAGTATGGCAGCGCATTTTCTATGCACCCAGAGATCCTCGCTTATGCAATGCAGCTCGCTAGAGGAGAAACTGTTCTCGAGATTGCAGGGGCAGCAGGAGAAAACAGCGCTATTTTAGCATTTTCGGAAGCAGTGCGCGTCTATTTAAATGATATCTGCCCTGAAGAGATTGTCGAGTTTGAAAAGACGAGAAAGTCGCTTCCTTCAAAAGTGGCTAAAAAATTGGAGTCGATCGGCGGAAGCTGCTTCGATCTATTGAAACTTAAGCCTGCACTAGCAAAAAAAGTGGGCCTTGTTCTCTGTAGAAACCTCATCCACTTTTTAAACGATGAAGAACAAAAGGAGTTCTTCGCACTGCTTAAAAAGGTGCTAAGGCCAGGTGCACGCGCTATATTTACTGTTAATGCGATCTATCACGATGCGCAAATGAGAAACCTATCAAAGAGCTCTCCTAACGCCACATCTTTTTGTTTGGAGCAAGGCGTTATCACTGACAGCAAACGAGGCCCTGTTGCGCGCTTCTATTATGATGTACAGAGCTGCTCAGATGATCTAGTGACGAAAAAATTAGAGACTCAATACCTATATCAAAAAGAGTTAGGCTCGAAATGGCAAGTAGATAATGAGGCATTTAACAAGCTAGATACGACTCTTCGGCCTAAAATTCTAAAAGCATTCGAAGCACACAAAGATCTTCTCAAACAGATTCCTGAAGGAAGTGTGAAAGTTTCAAAGAGCTGGGTCCGTATGTACAGCACCAGAACGCTTTCTGAACTTCTTACACGCAACGGCTTTCATGTGGAGTTTATTTTTGTCACCTCACCGAGTGGACATCTAGTCCGTGAAGCTAGTGACGACGACCTCTTCGATCTAACAGAAAGGCTAGAGAAGCAAAGGTTGCTCGTCCATGTACCCCAGCTGGTCGGCGTAATCGTAAGATATCCTGGCAGCGAATAGCTCTACTACTCTGCTTTAAAGAACTCCTTTCTAAAGAAAAGAGATTCTCTTCGGCTAAAGATAAAGGAGAATATGAATCCCGCCTAGACCCGGCCCTAAAGAAACGGGATTGCGGCGAAAGGCTGTTCATCGCTTTAAAACCAGAGGCTCGGATCGACGTAGTTGCTGAGGATGGCGGTTTTTGGAGAGTAGCGATCGTAAAAATGGATGTGCCGGTAGATGGTATGAATTAAACCCCAGCTTATCCCCTGCTCTTCGATGCGATTTGCATCGTGGAAGACTATCACCTTAGCTTTCTCACTCAATTTGAACAGCTGCGCAAATCTATCGATGACAAGCTCTTCGTTATCCACAAGAACCATGCCCCACTCCCCTTTGAATGAGAAGTCGGGCCACGTAGAAAATTCTATTAAGTGCAGTTCGTTAGCATCATTTTGAAATCGCCTAGCCCACTCAGGGTCCGAGGTGATTAGCTCAAAATTTCTTCCCTGCGCTTTAGCAATCGATGAAAGGAGCGGCGTCGAGTAGTGGCCGCATCCAAGTTCTAGAATCGAAGAGTTAGGCCAGAGCATCCCAGTATGGATAGCTGCAGCCACAGAGGGAACCAGGTGGGTAGAGTAGGGGTGCATAAGAGTAGTGTCCATGGCAATCCTCTTTGATTCTAAATCTCACTCTATACGCCTACTGTTTTAATAATGAAGTATTCTTGAACGGCCGGAAGGTCTCCCTCCCGGCTTGGTAGTAGAGCGGCTAGAAGTCGAAGCGTAGGGAGGTTGTGAGCCCCTGGATGTAGAGGTTACCGTTTGGCCAAGTGCCCTTACCAACTGCATCAGTGTTGCTGGTATTGCGGAACATATTCTGATCGAAGAAGACTTGAAAGCCATAGCCTGCTGAGAGATCGACGTGGTATCTATCGCTTGCAAAGTAGCTTCCCCATCCCAAACCGAGGTTAAGTTCGAGGTGTGTTCTTAAGTAGTTCGCATCATTTTTCTTCACAATATAGCGGTTTGCAACGGTTGGATCTCCCGTTTGAGAACTCTTTAGGTCATACTGCGTGAAGAGAATGTCTACCTCTCCGCTGCTGAACAGCCTAAAGTTTTTGCAGAACTTCCAATGAGAACTCAGACCCGCTCTTGGCCCAACTCCCCAAGAATCAGACGACTGGCGAATGGAAGTAGAGGGCGAAATCAGCAGAGCGGAAGAAGTGACGTTTACATAATCCACTTTTACTTTCTGATCGATGAGTGCTGCGCGCACGCCAAAGAAGGGGCGCAAACAGAGCTTTGTTCCAATTTTATAACTCTTGGCTAGATCCCAATCGATTAGATCCATCCTCAACTTCCACTTTTCAGATCCCGAACTGTATTTGGGATTGAGAAAGTCGGGGATCTGCCACGCAGGAAGAAGGGTGGTCTGAGTGTTATTTGGATTGAGTTTTTTGCGGACATGTTCGGTTGCTCGGAACCAGGTGTATTCGATAAAGGTATCCCAATTATCACGGCTGAAATTCATTCCCAAGCCCACCTTAAATCCGGGCTTATAGTCGAAGTCCAAATCGATCTCATGGCCGTTGACCAGGTCCTGAGAACTTGTCTTAGAGACAACTCCCAACTGCATATTCTCTTGGATTGGCTGCCAGTAGATAAAGCTGCCGGAAAGGAAAAAATCATAGGGTCTATCCACACTGATACGGCACGGAGAGTTGTACCCAGTCTGCATCTTCGTATCTTTTACTCCAGATCCAGACTGATCACCTAAGACAAGCGAAGTAGCAAGAAGAGAAGTTGAGAAAACAGATTGTGCAAGTGTTCTAAAACGCATTTTTATTTCCTTAATTTAAGAGGGTGTCTACGAAGGCAGACACATGCTTTTTTAGTCTTTTCGGCGGAATTCAAATTGTCTTTCTTGGCCTACTTTCTCAAGTATGTCCTGCGAAAGACAATTTAAATTCTGCCAAAAACTCTTAAAAAATCAAAGTCTCTGACTTTGCAGACGCCCTCTAAGTTGTAAAGAGGAAGATATTTTTCATGGGCTTGCGCCTAAGTTTACCGTTGTGTTTGTACCATTGGTTAGAACAACTCCCTGCCCTGGAAGTATCGGATGGTAAATTTGCGCCAGCGGTGCGATCTGAGTCACAAATGTCTGGCCGTTATAGACTCCAGAGTTATAGGTGACTTGCAGGAAAAATGCATTTCCATTGGCAGTTGGGGGAATCGCTCCAAATGGGCCTGATGCTGACGTCCCAAATAGCGCGGTCACTGTGCTCGGGATATTAACTGTGATGTTGTAGGAGGCTGTATCTGAGTAGGGATCTGGGAAGTTAACTCCCGTGGATAGATCGTTCAGATTAACAGTGATTGTAGCTGCAGAGTTGTTCGTGGCTAAATTGACGATGACAATTGTCCCATCGGTGCCCAAAAAATCGGAGTAGGCAGAGGTATAAAAAATATTGGGTGTGCCGATCGTCAGCAGAGTGCGAGAGTAGAAATCATACCAGGGAGTGTTGTCCACGCATGGGCAGCTAGTTAACAGGCCGTCCAATCTAGAATTGTTCTGAAAGTAGTTGGAGGAGTTGTTCTGCACATAGGTGTTAGTTATTGTAATCGGGGTTGGATACTGGCAATTAATGGGAAAAAATCCCGAAATAATGGACGTGGCAAAGACCTTGAACACCTGTGCCATCGTCGCAGCTGATGCGTTCCCGGTAATTGCTGGCTCATAATCGCTTACAGCACCTGTGAAAAACGCCTTTGAGCTTGTAGGAGAAGGAAAAATAATTACATTTCCTGCGTCAGGACCGCCCGATATCGAAAATCTAAAGCTCCCGTCACCGACCTCGCACCCTTTTGCAGTTGCAGCACCGGCAGCTGTCGTCGCATCGAGAACAAGATAAGGTGTTGGATTCTGCTGATAAAAGGCCTGTGCTCCCGACTGCGTTTTACCACTCCAGACCGCGTTAAACCAGGTACAGGCGGGGTTGGAAGAAGCTGTATTCAGAAAGTAGTTTGTAGGAAAGGTAACCATGCTTGGATTGGACTGAGTCTG
Above is a genomic segment from Chlamydiales bacterium containing:
- a CDS encoding phosphatase PAP2 family protein, which translates into the protein MVELSLESRFSLKENICVKVLEKFGDVGQYAIPAVIAGHALLTGSATEAIAMGVLGYVQKLEVFSIKHHFPRNRPEPYVFGKVSREDTESFPSSHTGGAFLGAGLACGLYGLTSPITVTTIALASLVGVSRCLSKKHWPTDVIGGAAIGSIHGLVAAGCRQLFFF
- a CDS encoding GatB/YqeY domain-containing protein; this translates as MAIIDQINEGIKEAMRSRDQTRLNTMRMLKSKILAVDARAGLSDAEVVKLFKTYYGSLQEALEQAQGANRPDIADQLKSELVIIQEFLPKAPSPEETRKIVMQAIAESGAKSKKDLGLVMKAVRQLNSSVDGKLAKELADELLSD
- a CDS encoding class I SAM-dependent methyltransferase, whose translation is MTSIVSERKASTSQSLEQQTVDLPSTSREKMVSLLVQARILQAPSDSTQLLPALKSDQSQVASITQLLAKFFGSASALPRHPRYLVADYLSDEEVDLLALYLNMPRAINFKDRVVLKEYFAPQFRAPDHLTKAGALAAGFYQTPKRLIAQPKYGSAFPMHPEILAYAMELARGETVLEIAGAAGENSAILAFSEAVRVYLNDICPEEIAEFEKIRKFLPLKAGKKLESIGGSCFDLLKLKPALANKVGLLLCRNVIHFFNGKLREEFFALLKKVLRPGARAIFTANAVYHDAQMREQLKRAPDVTSFCFEQGVITDRNHTTLELFYYGIESCSEDLVSHNFEGQVLYSRELGSKWQVDNEAFNKLDKALRPKIIKAFGEYRKALNEVPEGYVKAVRSWHALFSTRTLPELFRRHGFHVEFTFVTSQKGHLIHETSDEELFDLTERLTKEGSSDHAPQLVGVIVKYPDGT
- a CDS encoding nucleotidyltransferase domain-containing protein → MNNKFDSEEAKNFLLAREEREKQQREEERTSVLPKVVAILEKEFKGSSVEVYLIGSILKPFGFSSRSDVDIVLKNYKDDRFDFWAKLERKLGRKVEIILFETCSFQEFVLKGGFKVV
- a CDS encoding class I SAM-dependent methyltransferase, coding for MTSFVGERKASTSQSLEQQTVGLPSTSREKMISLLVEARLLQDPSNGPQLLPALKSDQEQVVSIVELLVEVFGRESMLTRHHRHLVADYLSDEEVDLLALYLNMPRAINFKDRNVLKEYFAPQCRAPAHLTSAGAIAAGIYEAPMRLIAQAKYGSAFSMHPEILAYAMQLARGETVLEIAGAAGENSAILAFSEAVRVYLNDICPEEIVEFEKTRKSLPSKVAKKLESIGGSCFDLLKLKPALAKKVGLVLCRNLIHFLNDEEQKEFFALLKKVLRPGARAIFTVNAIYHDAQMRNLSKSSPNATSFCLEQGVITDSKRGPVARFYYDVQSCSDDLVTKKLETQYLYQKELGSKWQVDNEAFNKLDTTLRPKILKAFEAHKDLLKQIPEGSVKVSKSWVRMYSTRTLSELLTRNGFHVEFIFVTSPSGHLVREASDDDLFDLTERLEKQRLLVHVPQLVGVIVRYPGSE